In the Phaseolus vulgaris cultivar G19833 chromosome 7, P. vulgaris v2.0, whole genome shotgun sequence genome, one interval contains:
- the LOC137828577 gene encoding uncharacterized protein, producing MNSSESNHEHVLPNPKSRPFTSKFRKFTFHSLSLLVLLTSIYWGFTTTNYYKVHHLKYSLTSPSIVHAIGSLFLPSKPVSVPSDHCVLWMAPFLSGGGYSSEGWSYILALHGHRKMQSLRLAIDHHGDLESLAFWQGLPLHMKNLARELYQARCRMNETIVICHSEPGAWFPPLFETIPCPPSFYNDFKSVIGRTMFETDRVNDDHVQRCNTMDYVWVPTEFHISTFVKSGVDPSKVVKIVQPVDVKFFDPVRYKPMHLSSRAKLVLGSRVRKSFVFLSIFKWEYRKGWDVLLKSYLKEFSNEDGVALYLLTNPYHTDNNFGNKILDFVDSSGMVEPGSGWAPVYVIDTHIPLSDLPRVYRAANAFVLPSRGEGWGRPVVEAMSMALPVIVTNWSGPTEYLTDDNSYPLHVDRMSEVTEGPFKGHLWAEPSEDKLKVLMRQVMNNLTEATAIGRKAREDMIRRFSPEIVADIVADHIQNILGQ from the coding sequence ATGAATTCCTCTGAATCAAACCATGAACATGTTCTTCCCAATCCCAAGTCCCGTCCTTTCACATCAAAATTCAGAAAATTTACATTTCACTCACTCTCTTTATTGGTTCTCCTTACGTCAATCTATTGGGGATTCACAACAACAAACTATTACAAAGTTCACCACTTGAAATACTCCCTCACATCACCATCGATTGTACATGCAATTGGGTCTCTCTTTTTACCCTCAAAACCAGTTTCTGTGCCCTCCGATCATTGTGTGCTATGGATGGCCCCCTTTCTTTCAGGTGGTGGGTATAGCTCGGAAGGTTGGTCCTATATTTTGGCCCTTCATGGTCACAGAAAAATGCAATCTTTAAGGTTGGCGATTGACCACCATGGTGATCTAGAATCTTTGGCGTTTTGGCAGGGTTTGCCACTTCATATGAAGAACTTGGCACGTGAGTTGTACCAAGCTCGGTGTAGAATGAACGAGACAATTGTTATTTGCCATAGTGAGCCTGGTGCCTGGTTCCCTCCACTGTTTGAAACCATCCCATGCCCTCCATCTTTTTACAATGATTTCAAGTCTGTCATTGGCAGGACCATGTTTGAGACTGATAGAGTGAATGATGATCATGTGCAGCGCTGTAATACAATGGACTATGTTTGGGTTCCTACAGAGTTCCATATCTCTACATTTGTGAAAAGCGGGGTTGATCCTTCCAAGGTTGTGAAGATTGTTCAACCTGTTGATGTGAAGTTCTTTGATCCCGTAAGGTACAAGCCAATGCATCTTTCTTCTAGAGCAAAACTTGTCTTAGGTTCCCGTGTGAGGAAGAGTTTTGTGTTTTTAAGTATCTTCAAATGGGAGTATAGGAAAGGGTGGGATGTGTTGTTAAAATCATACTTGAAGGAATTCTCAAATGAGGATGGGGTTGCTTTGTACTTGTTAACAAATCCTTATCATACTGACAATAATTTTGGTAACAAGATATTGGATTTTGTGGACAGTTCGGGTATGGTAGAACCAGGAAGTGGTTGGGCTCCAGTCTATGTTATTGATACTCACATACCATTGAGTGACTTGCCTAGAGTTTACAGGGCAGCTAATGCTTTTGTTCTTCCTTCCCGAGGGGAAGGATGGGGGAGACCAGTGGTGGAGGCCATGTCAATGGCATTGCCTGTGATTGTAACAAATTGGTCTGGACCAACTGAGTATTTGACAGACGATAATAGCTATCCACTGCATGTGGATAGAATGAGTGAAGTAACAGAAGGTCCATTCAAGGGACACCTTTGGGCTGAACCTTCTGAGGATAAACTTAAGGTTCTTATGAGGCAGGTGATGAATAATCTCACTGAGGCTACAGCCATAGGCAGGAAGGCAAGGGAGGACATGATAAGACGGTTCTCGCCTGAGATTGTGGCCGACATTGTTGCGGATCACATACAAAACATTCTAGGGCAATAA
- the LOC137828541 gene encoding nudix hydrolase 26, chloroplastic → MAVCRFAYCSSASSSSTIVRFPKYPSQHVKSSLLPFSFATMEAPPEGYRRNVGICLMNSHKKIFAASRLDIPNAWQMPQGGIDEGEDPRNAAIRELREETGVNSAEVITEVPYWLTYDFPPKVREKLNIQWGSDWKGQAQKWFLLKFTGQDQEINLLGDGTEKAEFGEWSWVSPEQIVDLSVDFKKPVYKKVLAEFAPYFQ, encoded by the exons ATGGCTGTGTGCCGATTCGCTTATTGTTCCTCTGCATCATCTTCTTCCACCATTGTTCGTTTCCCGAAATACCCTTCACAACACGTTAAATCCTCTTTGCTGCCATTCTCATTCGCAACCATGGAAGCTCCTCCAGAAGGTTATCGCAGGAACGTTGGTATCTGTCTCATGAACTCTCACAAAAAG ATTTTCGCGGCTTCGAGGCTCGACATTCCCAATGCTTGGCAAATGCCTCAG GGTGGTATTGATGAAGGTGAGGATCCAAGAAATGCAGCTATCAGGGAATTAAGAGAAGAGACAGGAGTTAATTCGGCAGAAGTGATCACAGAG GTACCATATTGGTTAACTTATGACTTCCCACCAAAAGTGAGGGAGAAATTAAATATTCAGTGGGGATCTGATTGGAAGGGTCAGGCACAGAAATG GTTTCTTTTAAAGTTCACTGGGCAAGATCAAGAAATCAATCTTTTGGGTGATGGTACTGAGAAAGCTGAATTTGGGGAATGGTCATGGGTATCGCCTGAACAAATAGTTGATCTT TCAGTGGATTTCAAAAAGCCTGTCTACAAGAAAGTCCTTGCAGAGTTTGCTCCATATTTCCAATAA